CGCGGGACATTAAGCAGCTCAAGTGGCCCCTCGTTTATTCTGGTCCCGGCTAATCTATATTGCATATTTCTATCTTCCCCGGACGGTGTCGACCTGTCATCCCGATAAGAAATTGACGGCACATTTGCCTCCCTCGTGGTTAATCTTCGCAGGCTAATGTTAGTGTTTCTAATATTAGCGCCGAGAGGAAAATTATCAGTTAATGGTTGGGGTCGGATGACTTATTCCGGAAAGGTGAAATATTTGAGTTATTTTTAATTGCAGCTATTTTATTACTTTTATACTTTGTTGTAAATTATGCAGTGTATTTTGTCATCTGAATAGCAATAGTTTGACTTTTCTGTTGCAAAGGCTAATCCCCCAATAATCAAAgtgcaaataaataaagagataaataaataaagataaatAAAGAGAACTGCAATACACTGACTCCCACAGATCTGAGCAATTACATATTCAGGAGAGTCATTTATGCACCAAACAACTCGATTTATAGTTATAAATGTGGAAACAATATTCAGGTAGCAGCAAATATTTGACCTTTCCAATACAATTTTAAGGTCCCTTTGCAATGAATAGAAAGTCATAGTAAAAGTTCATTtcttttgcttgttttttggCGTTTGAAAGCACCACTCTAGTTATAGATAACTCAAAAAGTGATGTACAAAATAAGTGGGCAACTCACCTGGGCTGAACTAATGATGACTTGTACAGCAGTGCACTCCAGTGGCGAGATGTGGTACTGAAACGAAAGAAAATGACAGTTCTATTATCATTCTGGGACTAAAATCAACTAATTTGACAGCACTATACTGATATATTCCGTAAAGAAAAAGCATAATGTATAAAACAAGTGGGAAACTGACCTGTCTTAGAGTGGCTGAACCGATAATTCTGCCCCCCTGTGGCAACATGTGGTACCGCAGGGTGAAACAAAAAATTACTCTTTTGTTAGCATACTAAATAAATTAGGAGTCCTGGCATTAACGCAAACAAATTTGATAACATAGACATTTTGGTTTAATTTATACTGAATGGTGTTACGGTTGAGTCgtgaataataattaaatttaCACACCTGTTAGCATGTTCGGTGACAGCCACAAAGGACACAGGAAACAAAACATACCTTAAATccgtttacttaaaaaaatgtaCATCACATTATGCGTTACAATAAACGTATGTTTTTTTTGAAAACCCAGCGGTTTTAATTGACTTCACATTTGTATCCAAATTCAACAAACCACGATAGCGagtcaaaaaaaaggaaatgaaggTAGTCGTGTAAATGAACGTCTGCCTTGCACTTTATAGTACACCAGACATTAACATTTCAGCTCCATAAAACAGAACTGAGATTTAATTTTACAGATTTAGTCACATTGAGGCCATTTGCCACCAAGCGTGGCGTCTCCACAAGGCTTTGGAGCCTGTCGATGCGTTTCGGTCTAAAGTGCCTAGAATAGTTATGAGCgcaaatgacttttttgttACTTCAAAAATAGCTCACAGTGTTTCAGTGAGTCATTAAGGAAAggatatttcaaataaaaatcacGTAAAAATGTCGAATCGGACtagtaagaaaaaaacaaacacggcGTAGAGCGGTAATTACCTCCTGGCTTCCTATTGGTTAAAAAGCAAATCACGTGATCGAACGAGAATTAAACTACAGCAGTTGTCAAAACTCCCAAAACGGTAAAGGAATTCAAactgcaaacaaaaagaaatcaaaataatttACAAGCTAGTGTAAACATGAGCTTAGGCAGaacatggcagataaaacatttggcaaaaaaaaaaaaaagaaataaaacaacatgATACATTCTGTGCTTCTCGTAtgaaaccaacaacaaaaaggcTTCTGGTAGAAAGCTTTTAAGACGACATCCAATCACATCGTgctaacaagacaaaaacaacaattaaaaaaaaaaaaaagtcactgtaCGAACTGGTCAATTGCATGTATGGCAATGTCATATCCAGTTTACTCATTTCCAAAATGATTTGTGCAACCTTGACATTTTTGAATGTCCTTTTATGTGGAACCTTGGGGTTTAGCCATGACTTAGCATCATAAATATTCAAAtgtcaaggctttttttttgtgtgtctgaatCTGGAGGGGACTAATGACCTCAAAACACTCAACAGAAGCCAAGTTGAGTTTGGCAGTACATTTCCACACCTCGGAGGAGTTAAGACCAGCTTGACTCTTCCGCAAAAATCACAATTTCTCTGCTGTTCAATCACCACATTAAAAATGTCCAGTTGAATGACTGTCATAATAAAGTGCAGGGAGAAACTAGCAGTCAATGGAATAAGAGCCTATTTAGTACCACGTTGTGCTGAAATGAGAGATGTTCTCTGTTGTGCTCAGTCAGTCATCAGTCCAAACGGGTAAGAAAAGGCATAtctggaccaaaaaaaaaaaaaaaaacgacaaagtAGTTTGACATTTACACAAAAACACCAAAGCAAAGCGACCGTGAACTAAGACAAAGGCTTTGTACGGTACACACTTGAGATCAGATAAAACGCTCCAGAAATGGTCAGTTGAGAATTTTTCCTTAAAGCTCCAGTCATGATAGTGAAGACTCACATCACTGGAAGAGGATTTAAAACCGAAAAAACGATTTTGTCACACATGCAACACGCACCACACAAGAGGAACGACACTGAGGGACGCAGTCAGTTGACCGGGGAGGACCAGCCTCCCCTGGCTAGCAttgtgttaaataaaaaaaccaaATGCGCCCAGGAAGAAGTGGGATGGCAGTCGCAGCTTCGACGGTAGGCGTCTAAATTTCAGCagaggcggcggcagcggctgcCGGCGGCTTGCTGGTGGTGATCACCTTGGTGTACTGCGTGAAGATGGCCTCGAAGGCCTCATCTCTGTGGATCATGGCGCCGAACACCAGCGGCTGGAGGAGATAGAAGAGTCAAATCTATCATTCGCCAGCGActctttttttgcttcggtaTCATTTAGGAGCCCGAAACGTTGTTGAGATTAGTTTCTTTAGTTCATGTATTTTAATGTCATTTCTTGGTACCTTCTGAGTGGAAGGAGTTGCGATTGAGATGCCCATTCCACTTCCTGGTAGGACAGAAAGCACCTTGTACTggagggaattaaaaaaaaaaagaggttaatctcaattttttttttttttaatccggaatACTTTTTTTCAAGCAGTCGTCACCTTTTGTATGTCAGTAATGTCCACCAGTTTGATGACTTTATTCTTCTTGGAGGAGCCCGACCTGGAACTGGAGCTCTCAAAGCACAAGTAACTGGAGGACACACAGAGAAGGTGGCATCATTAATGCGTCTTTTCTGTGTGGCACtttgatggaggggggggggggggatccttgGAGACACGTTCTACTTACTTCTCTGTGACGTACAGCATCCCGTTCCTGATGTAGTCGGTGGGCATTTTTCGGTCTCGGTTTATCAGGCAACACCTCCAGCCGTTCTCGCACACTGCCGACGCATTCCGAAGTTAGAAAGCTGCTCATATTCCCGACATCCCAGGCCGCAGTGGCAGACTCTCACCTGGCAGGGGGCGCTCTGACTCAGACAGGTTGAAGACCTCATGGAAGGCGCCCTTCTTGGTGCTGTGGGAGCGGCCGGCATCCTCCTCGCGGTTCACGCCGCACGGCACCGCGGCCAAGCTGCCTCGGGAAGCCACGGGCTGCACCTGAAcacgacaaaaaacaaaaggagaatcatgaggggggggggcggcaacAAGCCGTTTTAAAAAGCATCTCCGTCATCTTCATACATGAGGTTTTGTGGTTTATGAAATTATTATATCcaacaaacacattttctttATATCGCACTGATCTCCATATATGAttttaaaaaactaaataaactaAAACGACAACTAATAAACACTAAACTAAAAGTAGCAAGGGAGGAACTATTGACCACGATCCACTCTAACGAATTCCCATTGACACGGCAGAGGAACCAAAGGGAGACACAGCAAAGGCCCTACCTTCTCTGTGGCAGAGAGCTGAgaaagagagatagagagagaaaaaaaaaaggagaggacAACATCCTGTGACTGAGGCCACAACACACATGCCTGTGATACCCAGAGACGACCACAGGGGGCAGTAGCGAGAGGCAGATGATGGAAAATATAGAGTCAAATAAATTAACAATAGGAATGAATGAACATTTCTGACAATCCACTTATTCCACATATGgcacatttttttaatgtgctcctaattaaaataataacaataacaccCTTCTGAATTATGTAACCCAACGCAGCCGGATTGTGACGCAACCACAAAGCCTTTCACAGGTACACACCTGATTAAAAGTCAGCTTTTTTGCATTAGCCGCCACAGAAATGAGAAGTGGGAATAATCCCCGTTGGCGGCATTAGGcatattttttttgcacagctAAGCCCTTTCAGATGCTCTGCAAGGTGGAGGGGGCGTGGCCTACCCTTCGAGACACAGTGGCGTTGGTCCTCTCCTTGAGCTGGGGGTCGGTGGGGAGGCTGTTCCACACGATGTACGGCGTGTCGTACTTGTCGCGCAGCTTGGGGCAGCTCTTGAACAGGAAGTCTATGATGAAGAACTTGATGCCGGCGTAGAGGCCTGAAAAGGAGGATAGCGATGACAGTGCGAAGCCGTCGGAATAAAGCGCCGCTTGTTTTTACCCATCATGAAGCCCATGAGTTTGTACGGCAGCACGCAGGAGGTGATGAAAGCCACCCACAGGCAGATGTACAATTTGCGGGTGCTCTCTGGCTGCACCCACATGAAAAGGCTGCAGGGAGGGAGgagaaaatatacaaaaaaaaaaaaaaaagaaatcacaacaGATGTCGACTTTCACCACGACTTGGCAGGAAGTCTCGGTAGAAAGCGCAACTAGTTCAACTCACTTTTTTATCTTCTCTAAAACGTCCGCCATCTTCCCAAAAAGGttctgtgaaaagaaaaaaaaaaactaggtcAACAGCTTGCATTTAAAAGTTACAGGAGATTACTTTGCAAATACTTTGCTCAATAAATCTTTCATTATTTACTACACACTATTGCGCAATTGTTTCGTTTGTGGAAGCACCTGTGCTTTTTGCGCAACGTCAAGGACCAGCTGAAACTTCTCGGACACGGTCAGGTCTTCCTTTGGGGGATCCTGAGGGGCACAAACGTCACAAACAAACCACGAGGCTCGTATTAATAACAACAGCTAGCATGCTAGCTTGTGACATCATCGCACACGGGGAAAACAGCACCTACCATGGGTTCAGAGACCTCAGGGACAATGCTCCACTGTATCCTCCaacctctgcaaaaaaaaaaaaaattagcttCCAAGCGTCACTTTCAGACGCATCCTTCAGACGTTACCTAGCGATGAGGTAATTTAAGGACAAGCGCAAAATGGCCAGGAAGAGGAACATGGGGAAGGCCCAGCCATGCCAAGCAGCATTCATGTAGATCTGCAACACAATTAGACAAACATATTTTaggtaatgcaaaaaaaaaaaaaaaaaaattgccagtGATGCTCACAATGAAGGCGATAGCTGAGGTGTAGACAGAGTGCCAATTGGATAAGGCCGAGAGGTTCCTTAAGAAGTTGGTGACAGGCCGAGCTCCTCGCTCTGAAAGAATAAATATGATTCAACTGAAATCACGCTATAGAATATTTTCCAAAAATCGCTCTCGTGAGTACTTACTGAGTCGCCTCATGTTTTCTGTCAACCTGGACGGAGGGGGAGAGACAAACACGGAAACTTAGAATGCGCAAACAACACAATTTATCCTCAGAGCGACCATAAATCTGTTTGAATAACAAGGCGAAAATCAATACTGGACAAAAGTGGAGACATGTTCGCATTACTCGCCGGCTCCTTCCCACCTTTTAGCACTTAGCGGTTCCTCGGCCTCCACGGTGCTCTCCTCGGGTTGGAAGCGGAAATCTTCTATGTAGACGCCGAAGCGCTCGTACAACCATTTCTGCAGCCGCGAGCTCCACACttccttctgctgctgctgcttgtccgctaccaccccaaaaaaaaaatctgttgtatttaacttttcacaCTTAAAGGTGGTCCGTACAGAAGCACACGCTAGGTCAAAACATGCTAAAAATAGCAAGCGGCATTCTTGCTATTGTGCATGGTCCTTCTCTTAATGATGTCAAGAATAACCCGCACTTCCCAAACACTCCCTTTCCTCTCCCGCTTTCTATCTCACACACACCTTGTCATTTCCTGTTTGGATGGACTTTCCCTGCAAAGCTATTTATTTCTCCTCCCTCCCTTAGGGGCTTACCTGTTCCATTATTAGATGGTGACTGTTGTTTTCTAGGAGGTTGCGGCGGGGAATCCTCCAGCCTGGGGgaagtcaagaaaaaaaaaacaacgtggaagcagatttttattttttttaaatttcactttcagttagcATATATAGCAAAACAGAAATCCATTGTAACAtcaggtgccgctcccgtaaatTTCCATACGCCGTATCTAGGCCAGCTCAGTCGGCTGACGGCGTTAGTGACTAAATTTAACTAAGACTATTCTCTTCCCACATGGAAACTTCCCCGCGTGACCAGAACGGTCTATTTTTAGCCGTCAAGCTCCTCCGACGCCTCGTTCGCCATGGATGTTTACTACAAGAGAATTCCCAACAGGACGGGACAATCTGCTGAACGGTCTTGGACATTCGGGTTTGCGTTTCCGTGCCGAGAACATAAAATCTCCTTTCAATATCTTGGTTGAAAACCTACAATTAGAGCGTCCGATATATTTGGAGCCGATTAAATATTTTCTGCAAACCACTTTGGCTCATCAATTAAACACAGTCG
This is a stretch of genomic DNA from Syngnathus typhle isolate RoL2023-S1 ecotype Sweden linkage group LG21, RoL_Styp_1.0, whole genome shotgun sequence. It encodes these proteins:
- the gramd4a gene encoding GRAM domain-containing protein 4 isoform X2, whose translation is MAAAIQDFQRSESERLNEVKGHLEIALLEKHFLQEELRKLREETNVDSLRQELEKERSKRLDLEQKMGDVLKSRLEDSPPQPPRKQQSPSNNGTADKQQQQKEVWSSRLQKWLYERFGVYIEDFRFQPEESTVEAEEPLSAKRLTENMRRLKRGARPVTNFLRNLSALSNWHSVYTSAIAFIIYMNAAWHGWAFPMFLFLAILRLSLNYLIARGWRIQWSIVPEVSEPMDPPKEDLTVSEKFQLVLDVAQKAQNLFGKMADVLEKIKNLFMWVQPESTRKLYICLWVAFITSCVLPYKLMGFMMGLYAGIKFFIIDFLFKSCPKLRDKYDTPYIVWNSLPTDPQLKERTNATVSRRVQPVASRGSLAAVPCGVNREEDAGRSHSTKKGAFHEVFNLSESERPLPVCENGWRCCLINRDRKMPTDYIRNGMLYVTENYLCFESSSSRSGSSKKNKVIKLVDITDIQKYKVLSVLPGSGMGISIATPSTQKPLVFGAMIHRDEAFEAIFTQYTKVITTSKPPAAAAAASAEI
- the gramd4a gene encoding GRAM domain-containing protein 4 isoform X3, translating into MGVCKVDDFSFDSFDLLYAGAVDRLKSHKKEELRKLREETNVDSLRQELEKERSKRLDLEQKMGDVLKSRLEDSPPQPPRKQQSPSNNGTADKQQQQKEVWSSRLQKWLYERFGVYIEDFRFQPEESTVEAEEPLSAKRLTENMRRLKRGARPVTNFLRNLSALSNWHSVYTSAIAFIIYMNAAWHGWAFPMFLFLAILRLSLNYLIARGWRIQWSIVPEVSEPMDPPKEDLTVSEKFQLVLDVAQKAQNLFGKMADVLEKIKNLFMWVQPESTRKLYICLWVAFITSCVLPYKLMGFMMGLYAGIKFFIIDFLFKSCPKLRDKYDTPYIVWNSLPTDPQLKERTNATVSRRVQPVASRGSLAAVPCGVNREEDAGRSHSTKKGAFHEVFNLSESERPLPVCENGWRCCLINRDRKMPTDYIRNGMLYVTENYLCFESSSSRSGSSKKNKVIKLVDITDIQKYKVLSVLPGSGMGISIATPSTQKPLVFGAMIHRDEAFEAIFTQYTKVITTSKPPAAAAAASAEI
- the gramd4a gene encoding GRAM domain-containing protein 4 isoform X1, translated to MKLCYDLRAGVAVRHVKLKPRCAVLTMLKRLDKIRFRGPRTRDDFPELGDSPPASDNECSDEVAPKRPANDEPPRDPAGSGSPIMAAAIQDFQRSESERLNEVKGHLEIALLEKHFLQEELRKLREETNVDSLRQELEKERSKRLDLEQKMGDVLKSRLEDSPPQPPRKQQSPSNNGTADKQQQQKEVWSSRLQKWLYERFGVYIEDFRFQPEESTVEAEEPLSAKRLTENMRRLKRGARPVTNFLRNLSALSNWHSVYTSAIAFIIYMNAAWHGWAFPMFLFLAILRLSLNYLIARGWRIQWSIVPEVSEPMDPPKEDLTVSEKFQLVLDVAQKAQNLFGKMADVLEKIKNLFMWVQPESTRKLYICLWVAFITSCVLPYKLMGFMMGLYAGIKFFIIDFLFKSCPKLRDKYDTPYIVWNSLPTDPQLKERTNATVSRRVQPVASRGSLAAVPCGVNREEDAGRSHSTKKGAFHEVFNLSESERPLPVCENGWRCCLINRDRKMPTDYIRNGMLYVTENYLCFESSSSRSGSSKKNKVIKLVDITDIQKYKVLSVLPGSGMGISIATPSTQKPLVFGAMIHRDEAFEAIFTQYTKVITTSKPPAAAAAASAEI